Proteins encoded in a region of the Triticum dicoccoides isolate Atlit2015 ecotype Zavitan chromosome 3A, WEW_v2.0, whole genome shotgun sequence genome:
- the LOC119267113 gene encoding protein NETWORKED 4A-like, whose translation MKPPLERNPSRKRHSWWWDSHISPKNSKWLAENLEEMDKQVKEMVQLIEEDGDSFAKKAQMYYQRRPVLITHVENFYRMYRALAERYDNVTGELRKNIPSRMQSQGSLSGSEFGSELQRSPTPSPEPQKSWTREQSPRAAGFDFFLSNKSNDSPSSRKEPESASQSESDMKSEDGEDDGIAYTLHQRVLELEDDLNAANRKLLDANEKLEVFEEKSLRCHCDYMENGNGADYAAKITDIDGEFASTKEKLQSSEVEINSLQRRLEDAAILSEEHSRLLEQNKGLEAEIVSLKEEMASARRRFDDKISKSDAEISKYKQELTATSEKLLQEKSTNSAEVGKLQETIQIASRELEKVSKEKSLVEDQVKELDEVNAEAERQMQELVHAAEMLSDDKFRHEAEILTMQQSIEDLKPRFESIAREKSLLKLWFADLERVVERGSSVVIPPE comes from the exons ATGAAGCCGCCTTTGGAAAGGAACCCATCCAGGAAGCGCCATTCATGGTGGTGGGATAGTCACATTAGCCCCAAGAACTCAAAATGGCTTGCAGAAAACCTCGAAG AAATGGATAAGCAAGTGAAGGAAATGGTGCAGCTTATTGAGGAAGATGGCGACTCCTTTGCAAAGAAAGCTCAAATGTATTATCAGAGGCGCCCAGTGCTCATCACCCATGTCGAGAACTTCTACCGGATGTACCGCGCTTTAGCTGAGCGCTACGACAATGTTACCGGTGAACTGCGCAAGAACATCCCTTCAAGGATGCAGTCTCAAGGATCTTTATCCGGTTCTGAGTTCGGTTCAGAGCTGCAAAGGTCGCCCACACCATCTCCTGAGCCACAGAAGTCCTGGACAAGGGAGCAGAGCCCTAGAGCCGCCGGTTTCGACTTCTTTCTGAGCAATAAGAGCAATGACTCACCGTCCTCAAGGAAGGAGCCCGAGTCGGCTTCACAGTCAGAATCCGATATGAAGTCTGAGGATGGCGAGGATGATGGCATTGCCTACACATTGCACCAGAGGGTTCTCGAGCTCGAGGACGATCTCAATGCCGCGAACCGGAAGCTGCTTGATGCAAACGAAAAGCTCGAGGTTTTCGAGGAAAAGAGCCTGAGGTGCCATTGCGATTATATGGAAAATGGAAATGGCGCCGATTATGCTGCCAAAATTACAGACATTGATGGAGAGTTCGCGTCAACTAAGGAGAAGCTACAATCTTCAGAAGTGGAGATCAACAGTCTCCAAAGGAGGCTCGAAGATGCCGCAATTTTGTCCGAAGAGCACTCTAGGCTGCTGGAACAGAACAAGGGACTGGAAGCTGAAATTGTCAGTCTGAAGGAAGAAATGGCTTCAGCCAGACGGCGTTTCGACGATAAAATTTCCAAGAGCGATGCCGAGATCAGCAAGTACAAGCAAGAGCTTACCGCCACGTCTGAGAAGCTGCTGCAGGAGAAGTCCACCAACAGTGCAGAGGTAGGTAAGCTGCAAGAGACAATCCAGATCGCCAGTCGTGAGCTGGAGAAAGTTTCCAAAGAGAAGTCCCTGGTGGAGGACCAGGTGAAGGAGCTGGACGAGGTGAACGCTGAAGCTGAAAGGCAGATGCAGGAGCTAGTCCATGCCGCCGAAATGCTCTCAGACGACAAGTTCAGGCATGAAGCTGAGATCCTGACGATGCAGCAGAGCATCGAGGACCTGAAGCCGAGATTTGAAAGCATCGCAAGAGAGAAATCACTGCTGAAACTCTGGTTCGCGGATCTGGAGCGCGTCGTGGAGCGAGGAAGTAGCGTCGTCATTCCCCCAGAATAA